Genomic window (Bosea vaviloviae):
GACGAAAATCACCGCTGAACTCGGCGAGGAGGCCGCCTGATACGCCGCCTCAGAACGCCTTGAACGTGATGATCGTGTGCGTGTCGGAGATTTCGGGGATCGACTGCACTTTCTGGGCGATGAAATGGCCGATATCGACATCGGCGGCGACATGGAACTTCGCCAGGATGTCGTAATTGCCCGCGGTCGAGTAGATCTCCGAGGCGATCTCGCGGTCGGCGAGCTCGCTGGCGACCGCATAGGTCTTGCCGAGCTTGCATTTGATCTCGACGAAGAAGGTCTGCATCGCGCGCTCCGAAACGTGACAGATTCTCTGGATAGAACGTCTTCTCTGGATAGAACTTGGCGCGCGCCGAAATCAAGCGCCAGCGAGTTCGGCGAGCCGGCGGCTCATCGCGCTTGCGGGGTCAGTGAGGTCGGCGAGCACCGTGAAATGGTTGGCACCGAGGATCTCGCCATAGCGGGTCTGCACGCCCTCGATGCCCCAGACATCGACGATGCGGCGGCTCTGCTTGAGATATTCCTCGCTCTCGGCCCCACCGACGACCGCATCCATCAGGAGCGGTGACGGCGCCGGCCAGAACAGCGGGCTTTCGCGCTCGGCGGCTTCCATGGTGAGGTTCAGGGCGCCGTTGATGCTGGTCTCGGTCAGCGGTTTCAGATTGTAGAGGCCGGAGATGCCATAGGCCGCCGGCACGAGCTTCTCGGGCAGCTCGGCATCGACATTCTTCCAGTCGGTCGCGAGCAGGCAGGCTGAGAGATGTCCCCCGGCGGAATGGCCGGCCGCAACGATCGGCAGGTTGAAACGCCGCCACAGCGCGGCTGCTGCCTGCTGCATCTCCCAGACGATGTGGCCGAGCTCGACCTGCGGACAGAGATCGTAGCCCGCGACGGCGACGGGCACGCCGAGCTGGTTCAGCCCACGCGCCATATGCGAGAAGAAGCTCGGATCGAGCGCCTGCCAGTAGCCGCCATGGATGAACATGACGATGGCCTCGCCGCGGACGGCCTGGGGCTTGAACAGATCGTAATACTGGCGCGCGCTTTCGCCATAGGACACGCCGAGTTCGCAGACGGCCCCCTCACGATAGGCCGCCGCGTCGCTGGCCCAGCCGGCGATGATGCCGGGATGCTCGGGCACGCGGGCGCGGTTGTTGTATTCGGTCTCGTAGTCCGGCGAGGTTGCGGTCTCTGACATCAGCGGCTCGAAGGCTTCCCGGTTCCTGATCGCAGCCCGGATTGGCGCGGGCGAGCGCCGCTTCCATCGCAGGCCGTGCCAGTCTGCGCCATCGCTTTTGACAGGTCGAGCGCCAAACGCCACAAGGCCACGCGCCGGCCGCATGATCTGATCGGATAATGGACTGCCGGACAATGACTGGTCGGATAATAGCCTGTCGGATATCGGAGCCTGCCATGGAAAATCCCGTTCTCGCCGAGGTCACCCGCGGAAACACCGTCGAGTCGCGCCATCGCGGTTCGGTGCTCGTGGTCGATGCCGATGGCGGCGTGGTCTTCTCGTCCGGCGATGTCGAGCGGCCGGTGTTTCCGCGCTCGGCCGTCAAGGCGATCCAGGCACTGCCCCTGTTCGAGAGCGGCGCTGCCGACCGTTACGGCCTGACGGAAGCCGAGATCGCGCTCGCCGTCGCCTCCCATTCCGGTGAGCCGCTCCATGCCGAGACCTCGCTCGCCATGCTTGGGAAAGCCGGGCGCGATGCCGGCTGCCTGGAATGCGGCGCGCATTGGCCGATGAATGAGGCCGCCGCCCGCGCCATCGCCAGGGCCGGCGCTGAGCCGAGCGCCTTGAACAACAACTGCTCGGGCAAGCATGCCGGCTTCGTTTGCCTCGCCTGCGGCCTGGACGAGGATCCGGCCGGCTATGTAGGGGCGGGCCATGCCGTGCAGCAGGCGGTGCGCGGAGCGCTGGAAGGCGTCACTGGCGCGGCGCATACAAGCGATCTGATGGGCACGGATGGCTGCTCGATCCCCTCCTATGCCGTGCCGCTGAAGGCGCTGGCGCTCGGCTTCGCCCGTCTCGGAACCGGCCATGGTCTTGGCCCGGAGCGCGCCAAGGCGGCGGCCCGCATCCGCAAGGCGGTGGCGGCCCATCCCTTCATGGTGGCGGGAACCGGGCGTTTCGATACCCGCGCGATGGAGCAGTTGCGCGAGCGCGCCTTCATCAAGACAGGGGCGGAAGGCGTCTATTGCGGCGCGCTGCCGGAACTCGGCTACGGCATCGCGCTGAAATGCGACGATGGCGCGGGACGGGCGGCCGAGGTCGTGATGGCGGCGCTGATCGCGCGCTTCCTGCCCCTGAACGAGGCGCAGGCGACAGCCTTCGCGCCGCTGCGCGAGAGCGTGCTGAAGAACTGGAACGGCATCGAGGTCGGGCGGGTGAGGGCGGCCGGCCTCTGAGGAGCCGCGAAGCGGTGTCTCGAAGGATGAGGGCTCGAAATGAACCG
Coding sequences:
- a CDS encoding Lrp/AsnC ligand binding domain-containing protein → MQTFFVEIKCKLGKTYAVASELADREIASEIYSTAGNYDILAKFHVAADVDIGHFIAQKVQSIPEISDTHTIITFKAF
- a CDS encoding alpha/beta hydrolase, giving the protein MSETATSPDYETEYNNRARVPEHPGIIAGWASDAAAYREGAVCELGVSYGESARQYYDLFKPQAVRGEAIVMFIHGGYWQALDPSFFSHMARGLNQLGVPVAVAGYDLCPQVELGHIVWEMQQAAAALWRRFNLPIVAAGHSAGGHLSACLLATDWKNVDAELPEKLVPAAYGISGLYNLKPLTETSINGALNLTMEAAERESPLFWPAPSPLLMDAVVGGAESEEYLKQSRRIVDVWGIEGVQTRYGEILGANHFTVLADLTDPASAMSRRLAELAGA
- a CDS encoding asparaginase → MENPVLAEVTRGNTVESRHRGSVLVVDADGGVVFSSGDVERPVFPRSAVKAIQALPLFESGAADRYGLTEAEIALAVASHSGEPLHAETSLAMLGKAGRDAGCLECGAHWPMNEAAARAIARAGAEPSALNNNCSGKHAGFVCLACGLDEDPAGYVGAGHAVQQAVRGALEGVTGAAHTSDLMGTDGCSIPSYAVPLKALALGFARLGTGHGLGPERAKAAARIRKAVAAHPFMVAGTGRFDTRAMEQLRERAFIKTGAEGVYCGALPELGYGIALKCDDGAGRAAEVVMAALIARFLPLNEAQATAFAPLRESVLKNWNGIEVGRVRAAGL